DNA from Paraburkholderia sp. BL10I2N1:
TGCGCGTCGATCGTCAGCACGGCAGCGATGCCGCTGTCGCGTGTGCGACGGGCCGGTTGAAGCTCGGGATGCGCGGCGATCTGCGCAAGGATATCCGGCGATGCATTGACGAGCAGCCAGTCCTCGCCGTTCGCACTGACGACGATCGACGACTGCGTGCGCGGCGTCGCCTTGAGTGTGCCGCGACGCACGCCGTCGCAGTTGCGGCAGTTGCAATTCCACTGCGGAAAGCCACCGCCAGCGGAAGAGCCGAGTACGCGGATTTTCATCGCTGATCCTTGTGATGTCCGTGATACGGCAGAGCTATCGTCATGGCAGCATCCTCGCAAGCAGTCCGTCGCGGTCGATCAACTGATGCTTGAACGCCCCTGCGATATGCAGCGCGACCAGCGCGATCAACACCCAGGCGCAGACGTCATGAATGCCGAAGAACAGGCTGCGCAAACCTTTGTCGTCCCAGCCCCACTTCGGCAGCGCGATACCCCAGAAGCGCGTGCCGTACTGGTTGAACGACGAGCCGAGATAGCCCGAGAGCGGCATCACGACCATTGCTGCGTATAAAAGAACCTGCGTAGTGCGCGCGGCGGCGCGTTGCCACGCTCGCATCGGCGGCAGGGCCGGTCGTCCGACGGCCATGCGCACTACCATGCGGATCAGCACCAGCAGGAAAACCGTCATCCCGAGCGACTTGTGGAAGTTGATCAGTGTCGCCTTGAAGGGCAGGCCCTTCGGCAGTCCGACCATATAGAGGCCAATGCCGAGCATCGCGATGATGATGAGCGCGATCAGCCAGTGCAGCACGATCAGCGACGGGGCAAAGCGCGCCTCGGCGTCAACTGCGTCGTGTGTCGCGCCCGGCGTTTGCGCAGTGTTCATGTCGTCTCCTTTTTTATCGCTAAAGCGTCTGCCTTGGACGCTTCTTGGACTCTCCGATTGTTCCTCTCAAGTCGAACGGGCTATCCGGCCTTACCCCGGGTTTGCGCCCCGCTTCGGCCCCGGGTCCAGCCAGCCCGTCACCTGACGATCAGCAGCTCGCCCCTTCCGTCTACCGCCAGGTCGCCCGCGTAACGGCGCGGCAGCGAGGTGGCGCGCAACGTCGAAAAAGGCGCAATCTCGTTCGCGAGCGAACGCACCAGCAGCGACCAGAACACATCGAATCCATGGCCGCCTTCGGTGAAGGTCGGCGGCAGCCTGTCGGGCGCCTGCGTGAGCAGCAGCGTGCCGCGTCGCATGCCGTAACCATAGTGTGCGCCGAGTCGCCCGGCGATGCCGAGCGTGCCCGCGACGAGGCGCGAAGCGGCGCATTCGCCCGCATCGCCGCCCACCAGTACGAGGCCGCGCCGCATGCGGTCGCCAAGGCGTGCGCCAGCGTTGCCGTGGATCGTCAGCGTGCCGCCTGTCATGCCTTCCATGTCGCCTGGCAGCGCCCCGGCGGCGAAGTCGCCGCTATTGCCGGTGATCGTCAGGCGACCGCCGCTCATCCCGCAACCGCTAAAGGCGCCCGCATCGCCTTCGACGCGCAATTCACCGCCGGCCATCCGGAAACCGGCGTAATCCCCGCACGAACCGTGCACGGTGAGGCTGCCTTCGCCGAGATGCGCGCCGAGCCGGTCGAGCCAGCGCACGTCCCCGTCGATGGCGAGCGCAACGGTTTCGCCGTCGGCGCGCGAAATCTCGAAGAGCTCGCCTGTCAGACAGCTTTCATTGCCTGCTGGCAGCACGATGCGCGCAATCTCCGCGACCGGGAGCGGCGCGAGCTTCGCCGGTAAAAGTTGCGACGCATCCACGCGGAAACCGGGCGCCTGTTTCAGGCGCAATGTGATCGCGCTCATGCTGGCCTCCCCACGACATCGCCGGCCAGCTTGTGCAGATGGAAGTGATAAGGCCCGAGCTTGCCGCCGTAGTTGCCCGCGGAGATGCGCAGCACGCCCGCCCGGAAGCCCCGCCCGGCGGCGGCGGCAATGCCCGCCGTCATCGCCGCGCCAACGTCGCTGTCGGTGAGGCCGTCGATCACGATCTCCATCACGCAGCCCACATCGGCTGTGAGTTCGCTTTGCTTCGACAGGCCCATGAGGGTCGGGCAGAACGCGTCGTTGGTGGACGCCGTGGCGCCGGCATATTTCGAACCGATCTTGGAGCCCGAGCGAACGACGCCGCCCGGAAACGGCATGATCACATTCGGCAGCGCGCGCATCGCGTCGGCGGCGGCCTCGGCCGCAGCGAGCGCTGCGTCGAGGTCGCGCGCGAGCAGCAGCAGGTTGCCGCCGCCCACTGCCTTGACGGTGACCGTCGTTTCCTCGCAGACGAATTCGCCGTCCATCACCGGCACGCGCCAGTAGCGCGTCTGGCCGATCATTTTCGAAATCTGCCAGCCGTCGCCGAAAAACCGCAGGCCCGCCCCGAGCGACGCGCGGTCGGACAACGGTGCGCGGCTCGTCGCCGGATCGATGCCGCTATAGACGGCGGTAGTCGGGCAGGTCAGCACGCATTGCCCGACGCGCCGTTCGATCTGCTTCGCCAGTTCCTTCGACGACACCGCGAACAGCAATACCGCGACACCCGGCCGTCCGTCCGGGGTTTCGCCGGGCGCAAGCCTGCGCTCGATGCCGGCCTCGCAGCCGCAGCCGATCACCGAGGTCGCGAAGCCCGTCAGCGACTGCGCAGCGTGATTCGCCCACACGGGCGTATGCGCGGTGATGACGAGCCGGGTCGCTTTCATCGGAAACGCTTCCGCGAAGGTGTCGTCGATCAGGGTGCCGTTGATGTCCATGGGCCGCTCGCGCTCGTCAGGGGTTCGCGAAGCAGGCGACGGGCAGCAGCTTGCCGCCCCGGCAGCACCCGCAGATTTCGTCGTCGCTGATGGCGGCGTGCGCGAAGTTGCCCACCAGGTTGGCGTCGCTATAGGCGCGCAGCGTCTTTTCGATCCCGCGATCGAAGTCCGGCGATACATAGTGAATGCCGCCCGTCGGCGTGGCGACGAGCGTCCCGTCCCGCGCGACCAGCTGGCCGTCCTTGAACACATAGGCGGGCGACGTAAACATCCGCTCGCGATCCGGCTCGTCGCGATAGACGGCGATATCGGCCGCCGCGCCTGCGCCGAGATGCCCGCGATCTTTCAGGCCGAGGAGCCGCGCCGGTCCGGCACGCGTGATGATCGCGATTTCGTACAGCGACAGTTCGCGCTTCAGTTCGGGCAGGGCGCTGGCCACCTGGGCTTCTGGATGGAGCTTCGCGAGCTGCTCGTCGCGAAACGTCTTGTCCATCAGCAGGCGGATCAGATGCGGGTAGCTCGTGAACGGACCGCCGTTAGGATGGTCGGTTGTCATCGACACGCGCCACGGGTCGTCCACCAGCAGGAAGATCTCGAGGCCGATGATCCATTGCAGCGCGTTCACGTAACTCTGTTCGCGATAGCGGAACGGCACGATGCCGCAGCCGGCATCGCATTCGATGTCGCCGACGATCCACTTGCGCGGTGTCGATAGCGGCGCGTTTTTGAACTGCATCATCGTGTCGCCGGACGCGGTGACGGTTTGTCCGAAGATGATCTGCCCGACGTCGATCGACACATTCGGCCGGGCGTTCACCGCATCGGCAATCGCGCGTGCGCCTGACGAGAATTTGCGCGGACCTTCGACGCCGTAGCTATGGAACTGGATATGCGTGAGATGGATGGGGAGGCCGTCGGCGGCGTCCATCGTGGCGATCGTCGAATCGATGTTGCCGGGCACGCCGAGATTGCTCGCATGCACATGCAACGGATGGGGCACGCGCAGTTCGGTCAGCGCGCGCGACAGCGTGCGCAGCACCTCGCGCGGCGTAATGCCGTAGTGCACGTGGGCTTCGTCGACGTCGAGCGAACGCTGGTTGAACTTGAACGCCGAGATGCCGCCCGGATTGACCACCTTCACGCCGAGGGCCTTGCTCGCGCAGAGCGTCCAGCCGACATAGTCGCGCAGACGCTCGAAGTGGTCGCGCGCGGCAAGCATCTGCAGGAACAGTTCGTCGTTGCCGAGCATCACATAGGCGCCGTGGTCGATGATCGGCGTGTCGCCCATTTCGAGGTGCGTGTGGCGCGCGTTGGACGGCATCATCGCCGGCTCGAATGCCGCCGTGTAGCCCATTTCCGCGTAACGGTAGCCGGTCGCGAGCGTGCCCGGCGTACAGACTCCGCACGAAGGCAGACGCAGATAGCGGCCCGCGCTGTCCTGCACCCCTTCGTAAGCGGAATCGCGCACAGGGTCGCTGCGATGATCTTCGGGCAGCAGGAGGCGCGACAGGTTGGTCTTGCCGCCGCCGATGTGCGAATGCAGATCGATGCCGCCTGCCATCACGATCATGCCGGTGGCGTCGTATTCGTGATCGACCGTGACAGCGCTCGCGCTGGCCGGATCAGCGACGACGCGGCCGTCGCGAACGTACAGATCGCGGCGCTCGCCGTTCACGCTGTGGGTGGGGTCGTAGAGGATGCCGCCTTTCAGCCGGGTGAGGCTCATGGCACGCTCCGCCTTGCCTGTGCGAGCCGCGCGGACAGAAGGGCCGCAATGGTGGCCACCGTCGGAAGCTCGACCTTGCGCGCGGCGAAGAGCGGCACGACGACCGATCCATCGACGCGAAACAGATGCCCACTGCTATCGATCCCCGTTGTCGCAACCGGGATGTAGACGGCGGGCGCGCGGCGGTTGCCACCTGCGGGACCGCGTGCAAGCGCCGGGTGCCCCAGTACGATCACCGGCACGTCCGGATCGAGCGCCTCGGGAAGCGGCTCGGGGCCGAACGCGGAGACCCACAGCAAGGCGTCGATTGTCTGGTCCGCGAGCAGACGCGCTGTCCGATAACGGTAGGGATCGTGTTCGAGCGGCGGCTCGTCGGCGCGTCGGGCGGGCCTCGCGACACGCGTGCGCAGCGGGAAGCCTGACAGCCACGTGAGCGTCTGGTTGGCGCTCAACGCGCCGTCGTCGCCGCCGAGCGGGAGGCCGCCTGCGCGGGTCGTCCGGTTCACGGTCTTGATGATCCGGTTCAACGCCTCGATGAGCAGCGCCGCATGCGGACCGGTCAGCGCCGCCGGTTCGTAGACGAACGCCGTATAGCGCGAGGCCGCCACCCGTTCGATCAGCAACGGGAGTTCACGGGCGATGCCGCTGTCGTCGCGCAGTGCCTCCACCGTGCGGCCTTCGAGCAGCGCCGACCAGAGCGCGAGGACATCGTAGAGGTCGGCGCCCGCGAGGATCGAACCGGTACTGGCCTGGGCGACGGCGGACGCCGCCGGATCGACCGCGCAGCCGACAAAGCACAACGCTTGCTGCCGGCTGGTTCCACCGAGCACGCGTTCGTAAAAGCGCGGATAGCGTGCCGATGGCTGGCACGCGAACACCACCACCAGGTCGGCGCGCGTGCGGACTTCCGACAGCGTGGTGAAGAACGCGCCGCGATCCTGCAGCGCGAGCGTCGAAGCGGCCAGCGCATCGCCGTGCAGATGGTCGAGGATGGCCCCGCAGCCCGAGGCCAGTTCGTACAGCGAGCGCATGCCGGCGATGTCCGTGGCGAGCCCGCCGAAGAGCGGCCGGCGCGCGTGCGCCAGGATCCCGGTGGCACGGGCCAGCGCACTATCGAGGTCGGTGTCCTGGCCATCGATCGCCGGTTTGCACGAGGCGTCGGCGGCGCCGTAGAGGGCGAGCGCTGCGGCAAGCCGCGGGCAGTCGGTGGCGGGCGCGCTCAGGCTCTCATCGGCGTGCAGGGTCGCCGCGATGTCATCGCAGTGCAGCGGGCAGAAAGGGCAAGTCCAGTCGGGCGTGACGAATACCGAGGTCCCCGCTTGACCGGCGCTCGACGAAAGAGTGGACGAACTGTGCATGGCCGCGATTCAGCAAGGACCATGCCGGTTGGGCGACGCGTCGGATCGTTCGATGTTGCGCGACCGGCGCACCCGGGCACAGCGATGGGAATAGCGGGGGCATCGCAGGGAGCTTGTAACGTCCCACAGTGCCTCACGGAAAGCGCACAGGCCTCGGCGCGAGCGACGGGCACCGCGTGCAGCACAGTTTGTGCGTCAAGCTGAAACACTGTGTCACTTGCTGGTTACGCGCTGCAACACCTCACCTTGCCATTACATTACGGCCGTCTCACGCCCCATCCACTGGCACGGATATTGTGTGGAGCGGCTACGTGCGAACAGCGGCTGGGACGTCGAGCCGTCGGTCGTGAAGCGCCGAGGCAACCAGCCACGCGGCCGCGCCGCTCTTCATGGCGGCAGCAAGGTCGGCGTGGCCGCGGATGCCGCCCGCGCCGATCAGCATGCGCTCGCCGGCTTTGACGCGGATCGCGGAGAAGGTCGTGAGATCGGGACCTTCGTAGGCGCCCACCTGATCGAGCGTCATCGCGATGATGCGTGACGGCCACCAGGCGGTCGACTGGCTGCTGGCCTGATCGGCAGCCGGGCCGGCGAGCAGCTGGCCGGCGCGATGATCGAGCGACAGGATCGGCGCGAGACCTGCTGCTTCGGCGTCGTGCGGTGCAGCAGGGTCGCGCAGCGATTCGGTGCCGAAAACCGGCACGAGGGTGGCGGTGGAACAGCAGGGTGGCGCGACGGAGGGCCGGATGGATTCGATGTTCACGTGGATGCGGTCGAACAGGGCACGCACCGAAGCGAAGTCGGCAAAGCCGGCGTCGAGCCAGATTTCGACGCCGACCTGGGTTTCAGAGAGACCGTTGCAGAGGACGGCCAGGGTTTCAGCGTGGTCGCCCTGCCGAAGGATCGCGTTGAGATCGGCGACGTACAGCGTACGGGTGCCGGTTGCGCAAAGGAGGGCACGGGCGACGGTGAGCGGATCGCTGCCGTCGCACAGCATCGACTGGACTGGCCGGTAGCGCGCCCGCTCGCCACGCACGGCCCGCACGGCGTGGCCGTCGAGCAGATCGAGAACCGGTATCACCTGCATGGATGACTTTCCTTGATCAAACTATTTGTCTACGAGTATCTCACCGGCGGCGGCATCGACCCGGACCTGGCTTGCGAAGGTAGCCTCGCCGATCTGAGCGCACTCATCGTCGAAGGCCGCGCGATGCGCGGCGCCCTGGTGGCGGATCTGCTCGAACTCGACGGCGTGGATGTGAGCTTCGCCGCTTCGCGCTTCGAGCGGGTCGATCCGGCGCGTGCCCACTTCATCGCCCGGCCCGGCGAGCCGATGATGCGCTTTGTCGAGCGCGCGGCGGCCGGGCACGATTATGCGTGGATCATCGCGCCGGAGTGCGACAGCCTGCTGCTGCAACTGCACGACGTGGTCGGCGCCAAACGGTGGCTGGGTTGTACGCGGCAGGCCATCAGCACGGCGTCGAGCAAGCGGGAGACCGCTGCGTGCCTGGCCGCGCGGGGCATCGTGACGACCCCGGCGCTCCTGCCGCATGAGGCCGTGGCGCACGAAGGCAGCCACTGGGTCGTCAAGCCCGACGACGGCGCGGGCGGGCTGGAGACTTTCCTGTTCGACCGGCTGGACGACGCCTGCGCCGAGTACCACGCGCGCGCGGCGGCGGGGCGCAATCCGGTGCTGCAGGAATGGGTCGACGGAGAGCCGCTGAGCCTTTCGCTGATCTGCGGCGAGCACGGCGCCGAACTCATCAGCATCAACCGGCAGCAGATCGGTGTGGCCGAAGCCGCTGCGCCGGGTCATACGGAGCGCGTGGTCGAATTCAGCGCCGTCGAGGTCGATCAGATCGATCGTCATGGCGCACGTGGCCGTGTCCTCGAAGCGCTCGCGCAGCGTGTCGTCGCTGCGCTGCCTGGTCTGCGCGGGTTCGTCGGGATCGATCTGGTCTGGCATCAGCAGCGCGGCCCGGTCGTGATCGAGGTGAATCCCCGGCTCACGGCGGCGTATGCCGGGCTGTCCGCGCGCCTCGGGCGCAATCTTGCAGGATGTCTGCTGGCGGCGCATGGCGTGGTTTTGCCGCAGCGGCTTGCCGAAGTCGCGGCAGCAGCAGACCTGGACCCTGGCGCCGTGGCGGTACGCATGTGCGGAGCATCGTCACGATGACAGCCTCTCTTCCAGCGACAGCAGTCTGTCCGCCCCTCGATTCGTCCACCGCCGGGCCGGTGTTCGGCTGGGACGTGGGCGGCGCGCATGTGAAGGT
Protein-coding regions in this window:
- the fhcD gene encoding formylmethanofuran--tetrahydromethanopterin N-formyltransferase — protein: MDINGTLIDDTFAEAFPMKATRLVITAHTPVWANHAAQSLTGFATSVIGCGCEAGIERRLAPGETPDGRPGVAVLLFAVSSKELAKQIERRVGQCVLTCPTTAVYSGIDPATSRAPLSDRASLGAGLRFFGDGWQISKMIGQTRYWRVPVMDGEFVCEETTVTVKAVGGGNLLLLARDLDAALAAAEAAADAMRALPNVIMPFPGGVVRSGSKIGSKYAGATASTNDAFCPTLMGLSKQSELTADVGCVMEIVIDGLTDSDVGAAMTAGIAAAAGRGFRAGVLRISAGNYGGKLGPYHFHLHKLAGDVVGRPA
- a CDS encoding formylmethanofuran dehydrogenase — translated: MHSSSTLSSSAGQAGTSVFVTPDWTCPFCPLHCDDIAATLHADESLSAPATDCPRLAAALALYGAADASCKPAIDGQDTDLDSALARATGILAHARRPLFGGLATDIAGMRSLYELASGCGAILDHLHGDALAASTLALQDRGAFFTTLSEVRTRADLVVVFACQPSARYPRFYERVLGGTSRQQALCFVGCAVDPAASAVAQASTGSILAGADLYDVLALWSALLEGRTVEALRDDSGIARELPLLIERVAASRYTAFVYEPAALTGPHAALLIEALNRIIKTVNRTTRAGGLPLGGDDGALSANQTLTWLSGFPLRTRVARPARRADEPPLEHDPYRYRTARLLADQTIDALLWVSAFGPEPLPEALDPDVPVIVLGHPALARGPAGGNRRAPAVYIPVATTGIDSSGHLFRVDGSVVVPLFAARKVELPTVATIAALLSARLAQARRSVP
- a CDS encoding formylmethanofuran dehydrogenase subunit A, which produces MSLTRLKGGILYDPTHSVNGERRDLYVRDGRVVADPASASAVTVDHEYDATGMIVMAGGIDLHSHIGGGKTNLSRLLLPEDHRSDPVRDSAYEGVQDSAGRYLRLPSCGVCTPGTLATGYRYAEMGYTAAFEPAMMPSNARHTHLEMGDTPIIDHGAYVMLGNDELFLQMLAARDHFERLRDYVGWTLCASKALGVKVVNPGGISAFKFNQRSLDVDEAHVHYGITPREVLRTLSRALTELRVPHPLHVHASNLGVPGNIDSTIATMDAADGLPIHLTHIQFHSYGVEGPRKFSSGARAIADAVNARPNVSIDVGQIIFGQTVTASGDTMMQFKNAPLSTPRKWIVGDIECDAGCGIVPFRYREQSYVNALQWIIGLEIFLLVDDPWRVSMTTDHPNGGPFTSYPHLIRLLMDKTFRDEQLAKLHPEAQVASALPELKRELSLYEIAIITRAGPARLLGLKDRGHLGAGAAADIAVYRDEPDRERMFTSPAYVFKDGQLVARDGTLVATPTGGIHYVSPDFDRGIEKTLRAYSDANLVGNFAHAAISDDEICGCCRGGKLLPVACFANP
- a CDS encoding HisA/HisF-related TIM barrel protein → MQVIPVLDLLDGHAVRAVRGERARYRPVQSMLCDGSDPLTVARALLCATGTRTLYVADLNAILRQGDHAETLAVLCNGLSETQVGVEIWLDAGFADFASVRALFDRIHVNIESIRPSVAPPCCSTATLVPVFGTESLRDPAAPHDAEAAGLAPILSLDHRAGQLLAGPAADQASSQSTAWWPSRIIAMTLDQVGAYEGPDLTTFSAIRVKAGERMLIGAGGIRGHADLAAAMKSGAAAWLVASALHDRRLDVPAAVRT
- a CDS encoding formylmethanofuran dehydrogenase subunit C, with translation MSAITLRLKQAPGFRVDASQLLPAKLAPLPVAEIARIVLPAGNESCLTGELFEISRADGETVALAIDGDVRWLDRLGAHLGEGSLTVHGSCGDYAGFRMAGGELRVEGDAGAFSGCGMSGGRLTITGNSGDFAAGALPGDMEGMTGGTLTIHGNAGARLGDRMRRGLVLVGGDAGECAASRLVAGTLGIAGRLGAHYGYGMRRGTLLLTQAPDRLPPTFTEGGHGFDVFWSLLVRSLANEIAPFSTLRATSLPRRYAGDLAVDGRGELLIVR
- a CDS encoding ATP-grasp domain-containing protein, with product MIKLFVYEYLTGGGIDPDLACEGSLADLSALIVEGRAMRGALVADLLELDGVDVSFAASRFERVDPARAHFIARPGEPMMRFVERAAAGHDYAWIIAPECDSLLLQLHDVVGAKRWLGCTRQAISTASSKRETAACLAARGIVTTPALLPHEAVAHEGSHWVVKPDDGAGGLETFLFDRLDDACAEYHARAAAGRNPVLQEWVDGEPLSLSLICGEHGAELISINRQQIGVAEAAAPGHTERVVEFSAVEVDQIDRHGARGRVLEALAQRVVAALPGLRGFVGIDLVWHQQRGPVVIEVNPRLTAAYAGLSARLGRNLAGCLLAAHGVVLPQRLAEVAAAADLDPGAVAVRMCGASSR
- a CDS encoding cytochrome b; protein product: MNTAQTPGATHDAVDAEARFAPSLIVLHWLIALIIIAMLGIGLYMVGLPKGLPFKATLINFHKSLGMTVFLLVLIRMVVRMAVGRPALPPMRAWQRAAARTTQVLLYAAMVVMPLSGYLGSSFNQYGTRFWGIALPKWGWDDKGLRSLFFGIHDVCAWVLIALVALHIAGAFKHQLIDRDGLLARMLP